GAGCCTCACCCTCCGGGCCTTATGCCTCCGGCAAACATAATCCCGCCAGTCCCTTTTCAAATAGGGACGACCCGGCGGAAGGGGTTCGACACGCTGCGCGCTGCGGCGCGATAAATACCGGCGGCTGAGGTCACTCGAAGCCCCGGCCAACAAAGGGCGCCTGCGGCGCAAATCCGGTGGGTTCGAGAGCCTCACCCACCGGCAAAACGGCCCAGCCACCGGATTTTATGCCTCCGGCAAACATAATCCCGCCAGTCTCTTCTCAAATAGGGACGACCCGGCGGAAGGGGTTCATCATAATCCTACTCTCCCCGATAACTGAATTTTTTCACAGCTTCGGTATTTCCTGCTTTAACGTGGCATAGGTAAATTCCCGCTGTCAGTCCCTGGTTTTTCAGGTTGATGGTGAGTTTCTGATGGCCGGCTTGCACGGTGTCGGAAAATATGATCCCCGCGCTGCGGCCACTCAGGTCGGTGATTTCGATGGTTACTTTTTGGGTTTTCTGTAAATCGATTTTCAGGTACAATTGCTCCCGCACGGGGTTGGGATATAGTCTTACCGCCGGTGGCGTAAGTTTGGGGTCTATCGCGGTGGAAGCTGCCGGGGTGCGGTACAGCCAGATGTACGCGGCTTCAAATTCTCTGGCCCAAAACCATTCGCTGTGCTGTCCGTCGGACTTTTCGACCGAAAGGACTTCATCCACACCAAATCCTGCGGCGTGGAGGGAATCTTCCATCCGGTGCATATCGGCTACATAACTGGCGCCTTCCTGGTTGCCGATCAGTTGGTAAATGCGCATATCTGCCTGTTTGCCGGTACTGGTTATATGTTGATAGGCTTTGGCTCCGGCAAACCAGTACGCCGATGAAAATGCGCCAACCTTACTGAATGTCTGCTGAAATTTTATCCCCGCATAGGTGGAGATCAATCCGCCCATCGAGCTGCCCATGATGCCGGTCGATTCTCTGCCGGGGCGTGTACGGTACAGACTGTCGATATGAGGCTTCAGGGTGTTGATGAGAAAATCTACATACAAATCGCCCTGCCCGCCGCCGTAGCTGGGATTTACCCAGGGGGAATATTCATCCAGACGGGCACCTCCTCCATTGTCCACGGCTACTACTATGATGCCACTGTCACCTGAGGCGTACAGGTCGTTGAGGGTTTCATCGACCTTCCATTCACCGGAAAAAGAGGTATAGCTGTCAAATACATTTTGTCCGTCGTGCATATAAAGTACGGGATATGTACGGCTGTTGAGCGCATAGTCGGGCGGAACATATACCCACACCCGCCGGTAGCGGTTGAGCTGCGGCATATATACGTTGTCGGAAAGAATGGATACGTTTGGCGCTGCACTGGTCTGTCCGCCGCCGCCGCCACTCAGGTCTTCCCAACCGAGAATCTGTAGATTGATGGTGTCGCCATTGCCATAAGTAAAAGTGCGGTCGGGGATAAATCCGCCGTTGGCATTGGCTTCTACTTTTGGCCAGCTCCCGCGGGTAAATTTGAAGGAAATCGTACCGGTTCCTGCCGCGATGACAATGCCCAGCGTGTTGTTGACGGTGTCTTTGGTCAGTTGATAACCTGCATTTCCGGGATCCCATCCGTTAAAGGAGCCGGCAATATAGATGGGGTCGCCGGGAGGTGTATTGGCGGGGATCGCGTTGACGATGATGGTTACCTGGCCAAAAGAAGTAAGGCAGGTAAAGAAGGTTAGAAGGAGTAAAAACTGTGTTTTCTGTAAAAATTTCATTTGAAAATTTTTGCAAAGATAGGGTTTCGGAATTGTAAAGTAATTGGGAATTTCTATGAAACTTCCTGTCTGCATTTGTTGATGCGTTCAAAGGCAGGGGATGATCTTCGATCTGAGGTGATGGGGTTCACGCAGAGTACGCAAAGGAATCGCAGAGTTTCGCAAAGGGGTCTGAGTTATGCTGCGTGGTGGTTGGGGCTTTTTTGCAGGATTTTTTGTTTTATTGTGTTCAGTATCTTCGGTATGTACCCAACACCCAACAGCCAACACCCAACACCCAACAGCCAACAGCCAAAACCCAACACCCAACACCCAACAGCCAACACCCAACACCCAACACCCAACACCCAACACCCAACACCCAACACCCAACAATCACCCCAATTTTCCAAGGAGAAACATTTGATCGAGTGTAGGGTTCTCACTGCCTCCGCGGGGCTCAAGGGTAACGGCAAATGCAGCTACATTGCCAGTGGAGGAGATTGACTTCATGTGGAGGAGGTCGGTGGTATTGTCAAACACACCGAGGTCAACGGGTTTATCGTCGATGATGGCCCAGAGTTGAAATTGTTTATCAGTTGCCGGGCTGAAAAGGTTCCCGACGGAAAGATACAATTCGTTGGAGGTTTTATCCCAATAAACGCGTGCGGTATATTCGGGTGCATTTTCGAGGCCGTTCAAGGTTACTATCTGGGTTTCTGATGAACCTAAACTTTTGAGTTGTTGGGAAGTGCGGTTATAATTTTCAGCAAGTACCTGCTGTTGCTCTGTGAGCAGCGCCAATTGTTTGCCGGTTTCTTCGAGTTGGAGGTATTGGAAGAGGTTTATGCCTACACTGAGAAGGAATGCAACCGCTGCGGCAATAGCGATAAATCGCCAATTGATGCGGCGGGGAGAAGAAAGTGGCTGAATGTTATCCGGTTTTTCTTCTGTAAGTGGAGGTACAATATTGTCAGTAACATCACTAATATCTGACTTGTCTTCTTCTGCGATTTTCAGTTTGATTTTAGAGAGCAGATCATGGGAAGGTTGGCGCTCGTACAACCCGGCGAAAGCTTCGAGTGATTCGCGGATAGCCGATATTTCTTCCCTGATTTCGGGGAAGGTTTCGGCGTAAGCTTCTACCTCGCGCGCCTCCTCAGGAGGGAGTTTTCCTGCCACATACAGTTCCAGGTTACCGGATTCTATGTATTCCCGAATGGTCACTTTCTTATGGGTTTAAATTCTCTCTCAATATTTTCAAAGCAGATCGAAGTCGCGTCTTTAGTGTACCCAATGGGAGTCCGAGGTTTTCGGCGGCCTCTTCGTGGGTATAACCAGTCAGATAAACCATCTCAATCACTTCCGAATGCTCTGGCCTGAGTTTGTTT
The DNA window shown above is from Bacteroidia bacterium and carries:
- a CDS encoding alpha/beta hydrolase-fold protein; its protein translation is MKFLQKTQFLLLLTFFTCLTSFGQVTIIVNAIPANTPPGDPIYIAGSFNGWDPGNAGYQLTKDTVNNTLGIVIAAGTGTISFKFTRGSWPKVEANANGGFIPDRTFTYGNGDTINLQILGWEDLSGGGGGQTSAAPNVSILSDNVYMPQLNRYRRVWVYVPPDYALNSRTYPVLYMHDGQNVFDSYTSFSGEWKVDETLNDLYASGDSGIIVVAVDNGGGARLDEYSPWVNPSYGGGQGDLYVDFLINTLKPHIDSLYRTRPGRESTGIMGSSMGGLISTYAGIKFQQTFSKVGAFSSAYWFAGAKAYQHITSTGKQADMRIYQLIGNQEGASYVADMHRMEDSLHAAGFGVDEVLSVEKSDGQHSEWFWAREFEAAYIWLYRTPAASTAIDPKLTPPAVRLYPNPVREQLYLKIDLQKTQKVTIEITDLSGRSAGIIFSDTVQAGHQKLTINLKNQGLTAGIYLCHVKAGNTEAVKKFSYRGE
- a CDS encoding anti-sigma factor; this translates as MTIREYIESGNLELYVAGKLPPEEAREVEAYAETFPEIREEISAIRESLEAFAGLYERQPSHDLLSKIKLKIAEEDKSDISDVTDNIVPPLTEEKPDNIQPLSSPRRINWRFIAIAAAVAFLLSVGINLFQYLQLEETGKQLALLTEQQQVLAENYNRTSQQLKSLGSSETQIVTLNGLENAPEYTARVYWDKTSNELYLSVGNLFSPATDKQFQLWAIIDDKPVDLGVFDNTTDLLHMKSISSTGNVAAFAVTLEPRGGSENPTLDQMFLLGKLG